tcaatGGACCCCaacaatcagcattcttcaaaatttcttcttttgtgttcaacagaagaaagaaactcaaataggttttgcaCAAATGAaaggcaagtaaatgatgacagaatttttttgtgAACCATCCTTTTAAATTTGGCTTGAAATGgaagtaaatatttaatttttttcctctaTCTATGTGCATACACTTGAAACAGtcctaaaatttttttttttttaaagtagggtGGTGCACGATTTCGTGCTTTGGGAACTGATTGAATTGTTGGAAAATGgctgttgctaacaaaatgaaagaagattgatgaatggataaaGGCAGTACAGAAATGAGACACACAAATCctccctaaaggcattccatgtgaccagaagtaaaaaaaaaaagtcattttgaggGTGAAGAGAAGGTTATGATACTTGAATAAAGATTCTGGGGCAAATTAATTTGTACAATAAAATGAAGTGTACAGATACATCTTTCTAACAAGCACtcctatataaaaataaaaatgagtaaattttgatttcattccTACTTTAAAGCACAGCACCAATGGGATAATGTACATCTGCAAAACTTTGGAAAAAGCAGCAGTATAAATGACCTTAGGTTTTGAGAAACTAACTGCCAAACACCAAGAGCTCAACACAGAAAAAACTACAACCTGGAAATGAAGGTCTGGGTCAAAAataataaacttcactttataCATAATTACACCCAAATATCTGGCAAATGTCAGAAGAATTCACTGGACTAAACTCACCAAGGTCAGGGAAACCAAACTGCTATTGCTTTATCTCTAATCCAAGACctgttgcttgttttaaggttTGCATTGCACATCCAGGCACAGAAAAGTCATAACTATTACATAGGCGTTGAACATCACTCTACAAATCAATGTAGGTGTTTACTTTTCTTAAATAGGTCACTGTGGTCAAAAAGCTGGCTCTCCTAAAGTTGGCATTGTTCATGTTTTAAACTAAAAAGgttcacattaacacaaaactttaaaaaaaacagttcacctaaaaaatataaatttcatcATCGTTTACTGGTTCTAAATCTGTTTAACTTCCCTTCctctattaaacaaaatatatagtgTACTATGGCACTCTATGGTTTTcaaatttcttcaaaataacttcccacatgtaaaaaaaaaaaaaaaaaacattacaatttgaGACAACACAATGTAAGgaaatggtgtaaattaaaaatgtacaaacaagAAAAAGCTGGGTTCAGGCAAAattaatattctgtcatcatttactcctccaCTATTTACCTCCAACAATTACCTCCACTATTTTagcttctttgttctgttgaatacaaaagatgatatttaaagaatgttggtaatCCGTAGACATTAACTTCATTTTTTTGTTCTCCTAGTATGGATGCCAATGTTTACCAGTAAATTTCCAAATATTTTGGGGCCAACTGGTGAAAGGAAAGGATAATGCAGTAAACTGCAccaagacaagacaaaacaatGAAAACACTCCAAAATCTATTTCTCTTTGGCTTTTAGTCAGTTTATTCTgtagtcaatttatttttttcacaatttgtattaattaaacaaaatatattggtATATTTATTCTTAAACAGTATTATTAACTCCCACATGAATCCAAGAAAAAATCTAAACACTGAACAAGGCAGTATATCTGATTTCTTTTCCAATGCACTCCAAAGCTGAATGCCCAAAACAGTGATTAGTCAAATTAGTGTGAAACctttaaagaaaatataaagtTAAGCCAGAACATGCATTGCATAGcctataaaaaaattaagaacataGTTATAGGAAAAAACTggaaaattaaatacatatacatataaacagaaataaaacacaaaataaaatagaactaAAGtcaattaaaattattacaaCGTTTAAGACAATGTTGGGAACTCCCACCAAAATGACATTTGGCTGGGTTTATACTGCCCACTTGTGGTCAATTGGGAGGATTTTAGAAACATTGAAGAGTTCCACAACAGACACTGCAAAATTCAATTTTCTGCTTGCTTAAATCCTGAGAACATCTTGGTGCATATCTCTTTCTCTTTGTCTAAATAGTCCTTGTAGCAGCTGTTAAATGATTGGTAGACATGATTAGCTGTCACACTCACATATAAAAGACTTGGTAAAACTATTAGAGAATAAGGAAAACTTACTGAGCAAGCTTTATCAGCAAGGTGTTGATATCAGGGTCAAACGGCTTTTTGGCCTGAGCAAGTGTAAGGTAGTCTTGTGCCTTCTCATAGTCATTCATCTCCAAACAGGCCTTGTTTTtaagaaagaataaagaaaaaaacttatAATTGTGATAAATAATGATAAGTCATtggtaaactgaataaatattgagCATAACTGTAAAAAACCTAATTAGATTATATCAgccagctattagaaatgagttattaaaactattatgtttagaaatgtgttgaaaaaatcttctctctgttaaacaaaaaacggagaaaacataaacagggggctaataattcaggggggttaataattctgactttaactgtataaatgagcaatatcacacaagtaacagtgcaatgtggctgtatatcggcagtATAATGTCTGAAGTGACTaaagctgacattttaagattataaggctgtacggcatgaaatgtcatctcagtctacagagatttcccagtatttctctgttgcaatcgagagatcacaataatactatggcataaatacagcactacaacacacaaaagagagagatcgatttagaaagtcacttaactgtttaaaaatgatttgatcagctgtagtttgaaatttcgCTGTTTTTCACTTAGGGCTTATTTTGCGGTCTCTATTGGcaatcttgtggatgaacatcgtcaaccgcatcttgtggatgaacatcgtcaaccgcCTTTGCTCAAAGACATGCCGACGcaatctctcagaaattataaacattttaaaataggaactatccttataaataaactgcatagttgcaatctaaacaaccacattctcgactaaaaaagcctcaaaagtacattatgttgtccaacagcagcaatatttgtcaaactgtagtgtcctctgcttgtcgctgtatgtgggcggagtaacacacaagggtgaagggttaagaagCTGGACTAGTGCTGTTattggcagaatatcgcacagctatcacccaatcagattcaagaaccagacacaaatgttgtatgaatatatatatatatatatatatatatatatatatatatatatatatatatatatatatatatatatatatatatatatatatatatatatatatatatatatatatatatatatatatatatatatatataatagaccAAACCCATcaacacacagatatatatatgtatatatatatatatatatatatatatatatatatatatatatatatatatatatatatatatatatatatacacatatatatgtatatgtatatatatatatatatatatatatatatatatatatatatatatatatatatatatatatatatatatatatatatatatatatatatacatatatacatacacatgtaaaatatgaatatacttataaaatataattttataaaaatataaaagacaaAACATTGTCCAACCTGGCCACAGCGGAAGAGTGCTTTAGTGTTCTGAGGGTTGATGTCCAGTGCTTTCTGACCATAGATAAGGGCCTTCTGGGGTTTCTCCAGCTTGAGGTATGTGAATGACAGATTAAGCAGGAAAGGCAACTTTATTTCCTCAAGAGACTTCTTCTCTTCAGCATCCTCTGGTTCACGATTCTGCAGAAGTGTCATGGCCTGTCACATAGACCAACAGGATGTTACAAgcaaagcattttaaaataaaccaCAAGTTTTGAGGATACAGGTTTTTCCCTCCATTCCATTtacaaaaaaaggtaaataagcATGAAACCTGCTTGTATCTCTCCCGAGCATCTTCATAGCGTTTCTTGTTGAAGCAGAGGTTGCCAAAGCTCCGCTGTGTGTCCAACACATTTAGCAAAACAGACAAAGGGGCAGTATTCTGCTCTTCCTGAAAACAATGTTAAAAATTACAATCTCAGACACCACAAATTAAGAAAAATTGCCAAGCTTACTGCATTGAATCTTACCATAGTCAAATCCATGAAATCATCCACTTGTGCTGAGTCCAGGAAATCAAGGACTTGCACCTCATAGAGGACTGTGGCACATGGAGGGATATGAGGGGGACAGCCCAAGTCCCCATAGGCATATTTAGGCTTGAAGAGAAAACGGGAGAACTCGCCTTTCTTCATAGTAAGAAGACCAAGCTCTAGGCCATACAAAGTGACATCTATGGGGAAAGAGGTTTGAATGTCTCCTTACAGGGCAAAGGAGAATTTAATGGAGAATTGTGAAGTCTACCATTCCAATGGGAGAATTACAATCTCATCCTACCTCTACCAAGCTTCATCATTCGTGGATATTTAAGGTGGTTGGTTGTCTCAAATGGTGCGTCAGTGTACTCGATGAAACCAGAGAAATTAACTGTGAATGAAATGAGTTCTTGGTGAAAACCTAATGAGAAGCTGACAAACCAAAGAGAATGTGATATAAAGGTACAGACGCTACAAATATAAAGTTTAAGAAAgaaattttatgtattattataattttttttattatcattttttttattctagcaaGGGCACATTAAACTGATCACAAGTGACATTTCAGACATATAACTTTACAAAAAGAAGTCAAATTTTAAAGATCAAAAAACTGTTCTTATTACtattttagcttagtccctgatttataagGGGttggccacagcggaataaacagaCAACTGAACTGTCAACCCAGCCCTGAGAGCACAACCTCTAgtgctgagaaacacccacagACTCAAGCTCATTGGCTGTTGAGCACCATGTAGATGATAATAGGGATGTAAGCAGATTGTTTAGGACCCATTCAAAGGTCATGACAGAACTTTGCATTTAATAGACTTACGGTATTTTATTACTTTGACTTTAACAAACTAgttaaattttgtaatttttttattactgtattcatccgaaaaaaatattaaatattaaattgcagCCTTGGGTaacaaaaatactattttaaaaaatatatattagcccCACAGACCCCAACATTTCCAACTGCAAAATATTTTAGGAATAATTTATTTCTACTCATTTTTTTCCTATGCACACGATGCTTTGCATGGAAAATGAGACTAATTTCCagttattgtttactttattttacagttattatttacataatctGAGTTGTGTGGAACAAGGTGGATCATAAATGAGAAACCATGTTTAACTGAGTAATTTACTTGAAACAGAAGCATGCATTGGTACGGGTGGTCCTTCTCCTGCATGGATGACCTCTTTAAGCACTCCTCCATCCCCTAATATGTCTTGCATTTGTGGAGCCAGACGCTGAAAAGGAgtctaagagaaaaaaaaataaataaaatgattacaaaaaacataaaatttatatattttaaatactattttctTATTTAATGTATCTTATAGAGAAGCAGCCATGTCCctcaacaaaaataacaacatattAAATACCTTTAATTTAAATGAACTCTTCCTACCAAAAACAGGAGGTACAACAGCATAAgacgaaggaaaacgaatgaataaatgaatgaaagttttaGGGCTAACTAACTTAGGCCTATGCTGTAAGGACATTGTTCTGAATTATGTTATCTGCCAGCTCCAACCCTGGCCTTCATAACTTTAGGAGCACTTTTTACACGTTTGTGCATTCTGGAACTTGACATTTGTGCGTTTTTCAAGAGAGCGTTCATgcatatttaaatcatttaaagaaaGGTGAGTTGTTTGTTAGCGCGGTTTGTTGTAAATTGATCAAGCATAATCAAAAAAATAAGTAGCTCACATCCTAATGTACTGTTACCTCAATTCCAAACTGACGACGCTCATCTGGAGCCATAAACTGTAATATTCTCGGGGTCTTGCCGTTTGTTGACATTGTGCATGTGTTTTAGGGGTAACACTCTCTGAAGCGCCAAACCTGCAGATGATTGATAGACTCAACCTGTCACTTGACTACACTTGCGCCAACTAGTGGACACCTTTTCATTATCATGCAGACAGCAGAGGCAGACCCACACGTTTCAGGCCACACTAGATTCAGACCGCTAGATCCCGACAGTCCTAATGAAATTATGTATTTCTATTATTTCGTGAATAGTAAGTACTATAACTCATGTCGAACATTCTTGGGAAGGCTCATTTTAAGATACAAAACCGAAACTGATCCATCATTACCCATATACTGTATCGTGCACCTGGCCTGGATCTTGTGGTCTTGTGGATATATACTGTAGCCTGAAACGTGTTTGAGTCTGTGGACTTGTATGTAGCTCGCTGAATTGGAGCAGTAGGCCAAAATGCCTAAAACTGCATAAAGTATGAAAATAGTACTCTAATTAAAGAGTTATGAGTTATTGCTAGGGCTAGACAGAATATGCagaatattttttgctatttccgcgacacggtggcacagtaggtaatgctgtcacctcacagcaagaaggttgctggttcgagcctcggctgggtcagttggcgtttctgtgtgtggagtttgcacattctccctgcgttcgcgtgggtttccttcacgtgctctggtttcccccacagtccaaagacatgcggtacaggtgaattgggtaagctaaattgtccgtagtgtatgggtgtaaatgagtgtgtgtggtttcccggagatgggttgcagctggaagggcataaaacatgtgctggataagctgtggcgaccccggattaaaaaagggactaagccaaaaagaaaatgaatgaatgaattttcgctttttctgcagagaattttgtaaaaagtctgtggatttatgtggaatgattttaggagtatcacaactaaaaacctaatataaaattttttttgatgtttacaatgcaaatccaattagatacacttatttgataaacaaagcaagtctcatataatatatctactaaaagacagaaaatattactttacaaaactgaattataaataaatcatatgaacattttaatattacttttattacatcactgtaaaatttgttaaaatgaatttaaaaactgaaaaaaatataaatgtacacacatttacacaagtaaatacatacataaagactcaatgatgggctaaaaatctgcagaaaactGCAGGCGCaggttccgtgtgggcctagttattgcTGTTGGTTTGATAAGGTATGTAGCTCCAAGACACTTATCATTTCAAATTCTGATTTATTCTGAGTAAATTGCATCTTTGAGATATACTGAAcgcaaaataaaaatcatataaatcacATAAAATGCAGAattcccctttttaaaaataatagtatatTTCTGATTGAATATTTGAGGTGACATCATGCCTAAAGCAATTTGGACCACAAAATTCTTAGAATAGTTACAACCCCTGGGCAGTCTAGGGGAGTGGGGTTGCACACTTGACCAAGGATCTGGTTCAAACAAACACTCAAAGAAAATTGTAGTCAAAGTAATGACCacatacaagaattgctgtgcaaATAAAGTGATGGTTATGGTTAAAGCAGTGAGCTATTTACAATACTTACAAatcacaaccaaaacaaaacagagaTAAATTAGAAAGACTGGCTATGGGTGGCGCTAAAGGAAAGAAACAATCAAAACCAAACAGTATTTCTAATATCAAATCCCATCTAATGTAGTCTAataaacaaaactgtaaaaaaatgaatctTCAACGTCCAAGACGTCTCACCTAAACTACACTAACTATCCACTTAACCAAAAATACACAGGTTGGCGCTCACCCCCTAGACAGTTGAGCTCCTATGTATTGAAATGTATGTCACATGACCTACTTACCTACCAGTCTTTCTACCAAACCTCTGTAAGGAAACATGAGGAAAGGGAATGAATGATTACACAGGTAAGAAAGACTATTGTttaagcaatagttcacccaaaattgtaaGTTCTGTCATTAACTCCTTtcaacctatttgagtttctttcttctgttaaacacaaaagatgataatGTTGGTTGCTGAGACGCGTTGacttttttcatactatggaagtgtATAGAGTCCAAGCAACCAGCATtccttaaaaaataatattttgtgttcaacagaagaaagaaactcataaaggtttaaagccACATGAGAAAGTATAAAGGATGCTCATTTATCTTGAGTAAACTATcatcttaaatgttttatgagGTGGGACGGATGGGGAGGTGAGCCAGATGAAAGGAATGAATGTCGTTTAAACCTAACTTACATTTTACTGACTTAAACCAGCTTGTATAACTTTAAAAGTTGGAAACATGATTtacttggtttaataagttatttaGACCCACATAGAATCATTGTGTGCAGAAATCATTTCCAAAAATTTCCatgcacagattttttttagctCATCGAGTCTATATATTTACTTACAGTATATTAAtgtgtatatattcattttttatattaattccagaatattattgaataatatgcaaatgtttaactGATTTATCTAATGAATATTTTATACAGTTAATAcagttattgatttatttatacagtttgtgaggtaatattttttgtcatttattatatatattatatgagagactttaattaaaagtaaaaggttattttttatgttgtgtttacatttttaataactattcTATCAAATTATtccacataaataaaaaaaaattctgcaaagaaatagcaaaaatactgcagattctgtctgggacAGTTGTTGTCATTACTTTGACcatataataatttacaaaacaCTGATTAGTTGTCACATACACAAGTTTTCACTGTTCCTTGGTTATGTGTATACAGCTAAAGCCATATTTCCTATCTGTAAGCATAGAAAATCTCAACATGTGAAATACACTAATGTTGCTGTAACTATTTATACTTGACCAGTCAAACCACTGTTGTTGAGGAGTGAGGAAAAGTATGACTTCTTAAAAATTCAACAGGAAACTAAGAAAGGCACGGTTTCTTGAAAATGTTATGTATAATTTGTCTAATTCAATGAATCACCAACAGATTAATGGAAGGGGGAAACAAATAAAGGAGGAAAGGCTGCCAAAGCAGAGCGAGGAGGAGCCTTTAGCTGTACATTTTTTTGACACGGACTTTGCTCTCACTTTACCTGTCTATTTTTTTACTCTTTCTGGATCTTCAGATTCAAGCACAAATACAGGAGCCAACAGGAAACTGCTGTAGAATggtgagtttgtttgttttttgcttgaaAATTCTGTATAGAAACAACAGAATTCAGTTTACTTTTGTCCGCGTCTCAAGAACGTTTGTCTAACATTCCTGTAAAATCTGAAATGATCTCATGGTacgaaacaaaaacaacatggaCAAACCTTTTGGTAATCTCATTCACTTTTGTTTAacattagttactttacttaagAAAGTGAATAAACTCATTGCCTTTAAAGCGACAAGTTGgctttacttttaaaagttagtaaacccattgtaacttgttaCGTTCACAATTTTTATAACTACACAGTTCGCTTAATTGAAAATTTTaagacaacaggtttactcactcattcacttattctaagtagtcaactaatcactttaaagcaatgggtttactcactttttctaaGTAGTGTGAACTATTCACTGTTTACCAGGTCAAACAGTAGCTAATCACAGGTGATGAAGCCATAAAAATCATAATCAGCTGATTGGAGAGATTAAATGTGATAAAAGTGGCTGTAAAATCACATTTCTAAAATCACATCAAGCCTTTAATCTAAATGGGATTGTAGTAAGTTCATGTTGTCCTTTTGTGGTTTTGATGACTTCTGTTGTATTCATCTGTATTTCGCTTTGAAGTGTCTGCCAAATGAATACATGTGAGGGAGAGTGGAACAAAACCTATGTCTTTTTTGCTTTCTCGGTTTTAACATGGGGTTTAGAGTATATTATTTCCAATGCAATTTTATTCAATCTTAAAAATGTTTGCTAATTTCCAATCATTTTATGTGATGTGCATTTAAAGTGCATTAGAGGTACAGTAGAATGCAGCATGTGTACACTAACAAAGCATATCATGCTCAATTTTGTCAACACTTGTATCCGTTTTAGGATAAAGCTGAGAATGCTAAGTGTAAGGCAGAGGAGGAGAATGCAGCTATGCTGGGAAGCACAAATAAAGCAGGAGAAACCTATGATGTCGGTCAAAAAGCTGAGTGCACTGTGAGTAAAGACTCTTCATAATGTTTATCATGATCATGTTattaagttgaagtcagaattattagcccccttttaaatttaaattatgtttaacagagcaaggacattttcacagtatgtctgataatatttttttcttctggagaaagtcttatttgttttatttcggctagaataaaagtagttttaaaattaaaaaaaaacattttaaggtcaaaattattagcccctttaagctatatttattttcgatagtctacagaacaaactatcgttatacgataacttgcctaattaccctatcctgcctagttaacgtaattaacatagttaagcctttaaatatcacattaagctgtatagaagtgacttataaaatatctagtcaaatattatgtactgtactggggggcttataattcaggggggctaatggctaataattctgacgccAGCTGCATGTACAATCAAGATTATTTTCTACATGTAAGTCAAATAAATATAGGGGTTTTCAAGAGTTAAAACAATATCTAATCTATAACagctttattgt
This Danio aesculapii chromosome 5, fDanAes4.1, whole genome shotgun sequence DNA region includes the following protein-coding sequences:
- the fkbp6 gene encoding inactive peptidyl-prolyl cis-trans isomerase FKBP6; this translates as MSTNGKTPRILQFMAPDERRQFGIETPFQRLAPQMQDILGDGGVLKEVIHAGEGPPVPMHASVSINFSGFIEYTDAPFETTNHLKYPRMMKLGRDVTLYGLELGLLTMKKGEFSRFLFKPKYAYGDLGCPPHIPPCATVLYEVQVLDFLDSAQVDDFMDLTMEEQNTAPLSVLLNVLDTQRSFGNLCFNKKRYEDARERYKQAMTLLQNREPEDAEEKKSLEEIKLPFLLNLSFTYLKLEKPQKALIYGQKALDINPQNTKALFRCGQACLEMNDYEKAQDYLTLAQAKKPFDPDINTLLIKLAHCYKDYLDKEKEICTKMFSGFKQAEN